In the genome of Chloroflexota bacterium, the window AGTTCAGCAACGATGAGGTCTTTGATTTGGGTGATGCGTTCTGTGGTAGACTTCATTTGGGAGTCCTTTGGTGAGAGATAGATGATGCGTTTATCTCTGTTATACCAGAGGACTCCTTTTCTACAACATTTGAGTGCTCCCGGCGCTATGGCGGCCAAGGCGGGCGCGTGTGGTTGCAAAAGCATTGACGAAACGCCAGCCCACGGCTAAAATGGGCGCGCTGATTCGCCCGTCGGGGCGCTTTTTGTTGCCCCGACCAAACCCCGCCAGAGGAGCGAAGGTAGCCCCACCTGGGGTGAGAGGCGCTCCGAGGAAGGATATCATGGAACAGGTTGTTTTGAAAGCCGAACGGCGTCAGGTGATTGGCAAAAAGGTCAAGCAGTTGCGCCGGGAAGGCAAACTGCCCGCCGTGCTCTACGGCAAGCATATTGACCCCATTCCGCTGGTGTTGGATTACCGCGAGGCCGCGAAGGCGTTACGTGGCCTTTCCACCTCCACGCTGGTGATTTTGGAGGTCGAAGGCAAGCGCCATACGGCTGTGGTGCGCGAGCGTCAGAAGAACTACATCAAGGGCACCTTGCTGCATGTCGATTTCCAGGCGCTTTCGCTCACCGAAAAGATGCGCGCCGAAGTGCCCGTAGAACTGGAAGGCGAAGCCCCGGCGGTCAAGACCTACGGCGGCGTGCTGGTGCAGACCCTGGAATCGGTGGAAATCGAATCGCTGCCTGGCGACATGCCTGAGCGCCTGGTGGTTGACCTGGGCGCCCTGGCTGAAATCGGCGATAGCATCACCGTGGCCGATTTGGTGTTGCCGCCCAATGTCAAAGTGCTGGAAGAGCCGGACGAGACTATCGTCGTGGTGACGGCCCCGCGCAGCGAAGAAGACGTGGAAGCCGCCAGCGGCATTACCGAAGCCGAGGCCGAGCCCGAGGTCATTGCCAAGGGCAAGGAAGAAGAGGAAGAGGAGGAAGAGTAATCCTCTTCCTGTAGGCCAAAATGCTGCCTGTTGGACAATAACACCCCCTGCTGAGGCAGGGGGTGTTTCTTTGTTGGGAAAGCACGTTTTGAGGAGGAAGTGTTTAGGCCTGGGGTGTGGTGTTTTCCAGCAGCACGGTGTGGATGGGGTAGGGGATTTCAATGCCTTCCTGCGCAAAGGCCGTGTGAATGGCCTGCACTGCGGCGTCTTTGGCTTCCCACAGGCTCACAGCGGCAGGGTCAACCCAGAAATAGAGCGTCATATCAACAGAGGCGTCGTTGAAGGTGTGGAACACGGCCAGCGGCGCAGGGTCGTCTTTCAAGCCGGGGACGCTTTTTTGCAGGGCTGTTTCTGCCACGGTTTTGGCGTGAGCCAGGTCAGTGCCATACGCCACGCCCACTTGCACTTCGATCCGCCGCTTCTCGGCTCGGCTGAAGTTGACGATGGCCGAGGTGTAAACATCGGCATTCGGCAGGTATACCACCCGGCCGTCGAAAGTGCGGATGACGGTGGCCCGCAGGCTGATTTCCTCGACCGTGCCGGCAAAGTCGTTGACCTGAATGGCATCGCCCAGGTCAAAAGGTTGTTGCAGCAAAAGCAGGATGCCCGCCATCAGGTTTTTGCTCACATCTTGCAGGGCAAAACCCACGGTGAAGCCGAGGATGCCTACGCCAGTGAGGAAGGCCGTGATGTTGAAGCCTACTTGCTGAAGGGCCATGCTGGCTGCGAGGCCAATGACGCCCCAGTGGGTGGTCTGCGAGAAAAGCGCCACCAGCGATTTTTCCGTGCCGCGGCGTTCCAGCCACCGCCGGAGGAGTTTCCCCAGCCAGGCTGCAGCCCACACACCGGCCGCCAAAATCACCATCGCGGCGATCAGGTTAGGCAGGAATTTCAGCGTCGTCAGCACCAGTTCGTCCCACGTGACACCCATCGTTTGCCTCCCGGGGTAGAATAGAAATGTGGTGGCATCGTGCTGCCCGAAGTATAACACCGCGAGGCTTTCCCCGTCATGGCTTCCCCTCTGGTTTCCGTGCTGGTGCCGGTTTACAACGCTGCGGCGACGCTGGAAGAGGCGCTCGGCAGCCTTGCCGCGCAGACTTTCCCCGATTATGAAATTGTGGCTGTGGACGACGGCTCGGATGATGGCTCGTTGGCCCTGCTGGAAGCCTGGGCGCGCCGGGAACCCCGCCTGCGGGTGCTGCGGCAGCCCCACCAGGGCGTGACGGCGGCGCTTTCCCGCGGCCTGGAAGCCTGCCGCGCCCCGCTGGTGGCGCGCATGGATGCCGACGATACCGCCCACCCCGAACGCCTTGCCCGCCAGGTTGCCTTTCTGGAGGCGCATCCCGAGGTGGCTGTGCTGGGCACTCGCGTCCGCCTGCACGCCGATGGCTTGCACGGCGGCGGCATGCAGGCGTACCTGGACTGGCAAAACCGCCTGCTCACCGATGCCGCCATCCGCCGCGAGATTTTCATCGAAAGCCCTTTTGTGCACCCCTCGGTGATGTTCCGGCGGTCGGCGGTGCTGGCTGTTGGCGGCTATCAAGAAACTCCCTGGCTGGAAGACTACGACCTCTGGCTGCGGCTTTACCTGGCCGGGGCGCGCTTTGCCAAACTGCCCGCCGTGCTGCTGGACTGGCGCGACCATCCGCAGCGTGTGACCCGCAGCGACAGGCGCGCCTCGCTGGAAAATCTGTTGCGCCTGAAAGCGCACTACCTGGCGCTCGGCCCGCTGCGCGGCCGCGACGCGGTGATTGTGTGGGGTGCGGGCATGGCAGGCCGCCGCCTGAGCAAACATTTGCTGCGGGAAGGCGTGCCACTGACGGCTTTTGTGGATATTGACCCGCGTAAAATCGGCCGCACCCGGCGCGACAGGCCGATTTACGCCGCCGATGCGCTCCCCGACCTGTGGGCGCGCTACCGCTACCCCGCCGTCGTGGTCGCTGTCGGGGCGCGCCACGCGAAAGAACTCATCCGCCCCCGCCTGACGGCCTGGGGCCTGATGGAAGGGCGGGATTGGTGGTTTGCGGCGTAGGCGGGTGGCGGCGTAGTCGCGTTGTCAGATGGTCGGGTAGCGGGGTAGGCGCATCGTGCCGCCTCCCGAATCCCCGAATCCCCAATCCCCCAATCCCTCACCCTGTCCCATCCTTCTCACCTTTGGAGATTTTCCCATGAACCAACTTTCCCGTTTCCCTCTTGCTGCTTTGCCCACGCCGGTGATGCCGCTGCCGCGGCTGAGCGAGGCGCTGGGCTTCCGCCTGCTGGTGAAGCGCGACGACCTCACCGGCCTGGCTTTTGGCGGCAACAAGACCCGCAAACTGGAACTGTTGCTCGCCGATGCCCTCGCCCAGGGCGCAGATATGGTGCTGACCACCGGTGCGGCGCAGTCCAACCATTGCCGCCAGACCGCCGCTGCGGCTGCCAGGGCCGGGCTGGCCTGTCGGCTGGTGTTGATGAAGCCGCCCAAACCTTCCGGCAACCTGCTGCTGGACGGCCTGTTGGGGGCCGAGGTGCGCTGGACGACCCGCGAGCGCCGCGATGCCGACCTGGCGCACGCGGCCGAAGAAGCCGCCGCCGAGGGCCGCAAGCCTTACCTTATCCCTTATGGCGGCTCCAACGCTTTGGGCGCGGCAGCCTATGCTTACGCGCTGGAAGAACTGCTCGCGCAGGATGTGCTGCCCGACACCATCGTCTTTGCCACCTCTTCAGGCGGCACGCAGGCCGGGCTGGTGGCCGGGGCGCGCCTGCTGGGCTTCCGGGGGCGCATTCTCGGCATCAGCGTGGACGAACCGGCCGGGGTGCTCAAGCCGCGCGTCGCCGCGCTGGCTTCCCAAACCACTGCCTTGCTCGGCGAGCCTGCCGATTTTCGCCCCGCTGACATTCTGGTGGAAGACGCCTACGCTGCCCCTGGCTATGGCGTGCTGACCGGGGCTGAGGAAGCCGCCATTTTGCGCTTTGCCCGCGCCGAAGGGCTGCTGGTCGACCCGGTTTACACCGGCCGCGCCGCAGCAGGCTTGCTGGACCTGGCTTCTCAAGGCGCTTTCCGCAAAGGCGAAACAGTGCTCTTCTGGCATACCGGTGGCACCCCCGGCCTGTTTGCCGGCGATTACGCTGAACGCCTTGCTAAAGCCGCAGGGCTGATATAATGGGTGAACAGTGTTCAGCGCTCGGTGAATAGTGCGCCGTTGGGCGCATTCCCCTAATTCCATGTTGAGGAGATGAGCTATGGAACTGCGTAACGTGCCTGGCCCCAAGGCCAAAGCGATTCTGGCGCGTGACCGCGAGGTGATTCCCCCCGCGGTCGCTCGAGTGGCTGATTTTGTGATGTCCCACGGCAAGGGCGCGGAAGTGTGGGACGTGGACGGCTACCGCTATGTGGATTTGATTGCCGGCATTGCCGTCAACTCCACCGGCCACAGCCATCCCAAAGTGGTCAAGGCAATTCAAGAGCAGGCCGAGAAGTTTCTTCACATCTCTGCTGACTATTACCATGAACTTTGGGTACGCCTGGCCGAGCGCCTCAACGATATTGCTCCTTTTGGAGAGCCAGGCATGGTTTTCCTGGCCAATTCCGGTGCGGAAAGCGTCGAGGCCGCGCTCAAAGTGGCCAAGAACTATACCAAACGCAAGTTTTTCATCGCCTTCCTGAGCGCCTTTCACGGGCGCACGATGGGCGCGCTGGCGTTCACGGCCAGCAAGGCCCGCTATCGCGCCAATTATTACCCGTGGATGCCCGGTGTAATTCACGTGCCTTACCCCGATGCCTACCGCCCGGTGCTGGTTTCCAAACCCGGCGAAGATTACGGCGAAACCGTGGTGCGCTATATCGAAGAGCAGGTGCTGGATAAACTGGTACCTGCCGATGAGGTCGCGGGCATCATCGTGGAACCCATCCAGGGGGAAGGCGGCTATGTCGTCCCGCCCGATGGCTTCTTCCCCGCCCTGCGGAAGTTGTGCGACAAATACGGCATCCTGCTCATCGACGACGAAGTGCAGGCGGGCATGGGGCGCACCGGTAAGTGGTGGGCCATTCAGCACTGGAACGTGGAGCCGGATATCGTCTGCACGGCCAAGGGCATTGCTTCGGGGGTGCCGCTGGGCGCCATCATTGGGCGCAAGCACATCATGGAAACCTGGCCCCCTGGTGCCCACGGCAACACCTATGGCGGCAACCCGCTGGCTTCCGCCGCGGCTTTAGCGACGATTGACCTGATTGAGCAGGAATACATGCAGAACGCGGCTGAACTGGGCGCGTATGCCCTGGAACGCCTGCAGGAAATGGCTGAGCGCCATCCGCATATCGGCCAGGTGCGCGGCAAGGGCTTGATGATCGGCGTGGACTTCGTGCGTGACCGCGAGAGCCGCGAATACTACCCCGAATTTCGCGACAAGGTGGTTGATTACACCTTCCGCCTGGGCGCGCTGATGATGGGCTGCGGCAAGAGCACCGCTCGCATGGCCCCTCCCCTGGCAATCACGAAAGCGTTGCTGGATGAAGGGCTGGAGATTTTCGAAGAGGCCATCCGCCTGACCGAAAAAGACCTCGGCTAACCCCCGTTCCCTTTTCCGGGCATCAGGGCCTGGGATATGCCGGTGCCCTGATGCCCGGAGGCCCTGATGCCTTGATGCCCGGATTTTGATTTTCTATGCTCCCCGACTTCCGTATCTACCAACGCGATTCGCTGCTTGAGATCACCCGTGCCCTCACCCAGGAACTTGACCTGGACAAACTGCTGGCGCAGATTTTGCGCTTTGCGGTGGAAATGCTGGCAGGGCAGGCAGGGCTGATCGCGCTGCGCCAGGAACATCGCGGCTGGGAAGTGGCTGCAGCGCACGGCATTCCCTCGGGGTTTCTCAAGCATGTGGAATCGTTGTTGGAGGACGTGCCACTGCACGAAGACGCCGCCCGCCATGAGCTTCCTGAGGTATATCGCCGTCTGGAAGCCCTGACGCGCGCCGCCAGCCTGGGCTTGTTGAGTGGGGTGGGGTTGCCGCTCATTTTCCATCAGCAGGTCATTGGGGTTATTTTCATCTTTCGCAGTTATGCAGGGGTGTTTTCCGCCGACGACCGCGTGTTGCTGCAAAGTTTTGCCGACCAGGCGGCCATTGCCGTGCGCAACGCGCAGCTTTACCAGCAAGTGCGGCACGAAAAGCATCGTCTCGACGCCTTGCTCGATGCCGTCGCCGATGGTATGTTCATTTTGGCCCCCGACCACACCATCGAGCGCTGCAACCCGGCTTTTGCGCGGCTTTATGGTGCGCCGCGTGAGGCCATTCGCGGCTACAAACACGAAGAAATTATCCGTTGGCAGCACGTGGAACACGGCCTGCCGCTGGAAGTCGCCGAGGCCGGTGGCTGGCCGCTGACCCCGCGCGCCACCCTCTACGTCCAGGGCGACCTGCTGCGCCCCAACGACTTGCCGCCGCTGCCCGTGGGCATCACTTACGCGCCGGTGTTGGATACCGAAGGCCGTCTGGTCAACATCATTGCTACAGCCCGCGACATTACCCACTTCCGGGAAGCCGAAGAACTCAAATCCACTTTTATTTCCATCGTTAGCCACGAACTTAAAACCCCCATTGCCCTCATCAAGGGCTATGTCAGCACCCTGCGCCGCGAAGATGTCCGCTGGGATGACCAGATTGTGCAGGAAAGCCTGCAAGTGATTGAAGAAGAGGCCGACCGGCTGGCGCAACTGGTGGAAAGCCTGCTGGAAGCCTCGCGGCTGCAGGCTGGCGCAGTGGAATTGCACAAGGGGGAAGTGTCGCTGTATCATCTGGCGGCGCGGCTGACGCAGCGTATGGCCGTCTCCGACCCCCATCACACTTATGCCAATCAGGTGCCGGAAGATTTCCCGATTGTAGAGGCCGACGAGCAGCGGCTGGAGCAGGTGCTTTCCAATCTGCTTTCCAACGCGGCCAAGTATTCGCCGGAGGGCACGACCATCTGGGTGGAAGGGCTGACCCGCCCCGACCAGGTGGTGGTGTGCGTGCAGGATGAAGGCCCCGGCATTGCCGTGGAAGACGCCCCGCACATCTTCGACCGTTTCTACCGCGCCCACGACGCCGTCAAGCACACCAAAGGCGCGGGGCTGGGGCTGTATCTGGCGCGCGCCATCGTGGAAGCCCACGGCGGCCGCATCTGGGTTGACCCCAGCGAGCGCGGGGCGCGGGTGTGCTTTTCCTTGCCTCGCTGAGCGAAGGCGGGTAAACTCTTACCGCTCGACTAACCGACTAACTGACTAACCTTATCCCATCAACGAGGACCCCCATGCCTAAAACGCAAATTCCCTGCCCCCAGTGCGGCCAGCCGGTGATGGCCGAAATTCGTCAGGTGTTTGACCTCAACGAAGACCCCGCGGCCAAGCAAACGCTGCTTTCCGGCGCGTTCAACATCATCCAGTGCCCCTACTGCGGCTTCCAGGGGCGCGCCGAAGCGCCCATCGTGTACCACGACCCCGAAAAAGAACTGCTGCTCACCTACTACCCCCCCGCTTTGGGGCGCAGCCGCGACGAGCAAGAAAAGGCCCTCGGCGCCTTGCTCAACCAGATCATCAACCGCCTGCCGCCCGAAAAGCGCAAGGCTTACTTATTGCAGCCCCAGACCATGCTCACCTTCCAGGGGCTGGTGGAGCGCATTCTGGAAGCCGACGGCATCACCAAGGAAATGCTCAAAGCGCAGGAAGACCGCGTCCGCCTCATCGAGCGCCTGATGACGGCTTCCGGTGACGATGTGCGCAAGGTGATTCTGGAGCAGGAAAAGGCGCTGGTAGATGCCGATTTCTTCCTGCTGCTGCAGCGTCTGATTGAGGCCGCCAGCATGGGCGGCGACCGCCGCAGCGCCGAGGCCCTGCTGGCTGTGTACAACGCCGCGGTAGAGCACAGCGACTACGGCCAGAAAATCAAAGCCCAACAGGAAGCCGTCAAGGCGGTGGAAGAAACCATCCGCAAACTGGGGGCACGTCCCACCCTCGACGACGTGGTCGATGCCTTCGTCGCTGCGGCGGACGATGATCTGCAATTGCAGGCCCTGGCGGGCACCCTGCGGCCGGTGATGGACTACACCTTCTTCCAGCGGCTCAGCGAGCGCATCGAGGCGGCGTCGGGCGAAGAAAAGGCGCGCCTGGAACGCCTGCGCGAGCGCCTCCTGGAACTCGGCAAGCAGTTCGATGAAATTCTCAACCAGGAGATGGAAGCCCGCCGCCAGATGGTCGAAAAGGTGCTTCAGGCCGAGGATGTGGAAAAGGCTCTGCGGGAAGCCGCGCCTTATATTGACGAGGTTTTCCTGAGCCTGCTGGAAGAGGCGCTGCAGGAAGCCCGCAAACAGGGCGATATTCAGCGCAGCGCCCGCATCAACCAGGTGCTCGAGACTTTGGACAAGATGTTTGCCCCTCCGCCGGAAGTGGCGTTGATAGAAGACCTGCTCAAAGCCCCCGACGAAGCCGCGCGCCACAAACTGCTGGAAGCCCACCGCGACCTGGTCAACGAGGCCTTCGTGCAGCAAATGGCGGCGCTGGTGGGGCAATTGCAACAGCAAGGCGCCCCGGCGGAGACCGTCCGGCGCGCCCACGAAGCCTACCAGCAGGCCATGCGCTACTACATGAGCCACAGCGTGCATTTGTAGGCGGGTTTTGTAGGGCGGGATGCTTTCCCGCCCTGCTTCTTTTGAAAAGGCGCTTTTTGGAGTGCGGCGACAAGTCGCCGCTTTCCAAAGCGGTGCCCAGGCACCGCACTCCAAAAGAAAACGGCTCGCTTTGAGCCCTTTTGGCGGGATGATTTCCTACCTACGCGCTTTCCGGCGGCACGGCGATGGCTTCCACGAGATAGTCGTCTTCCCTTTGCCCTGCCAGCCCGACCACAAGGTGATACAGCGCCCAGAGTTCCAGCGCAAAGGGCAAATAGCCGCCGTAGCCGAGCAGGGGCATCTCGAAAATGTGCCAGAAGCCCACAAAGGGGACGTGATACACCCACTTGGGGTACGAGAAATAGTTCCACATCTCCCAGAAAAAGGCCGTCACCAGCACCCCTGCCCACAAAGTGTAGATGGGCTGCCAGTTGCGCCGCGCCGTCCAGCGCAGCAGCGAGGGAAAGTCCAGCCAAGCGTTGAGGGGTTCCAGCACGAAATATACCGAAAGCCACAAAAAGGGGAAGCAATAGCGCGGGAAGGCCAGCAGCAATCCTAACATTACCCAGCCGCTGAGGAACGCCCCCCACAGCACAGCGGGGGTGGGGCGCACGCGCGGCCCTTTCAGCGGGCGGTTGAAGGGCGAAAAAGTCCGCATCAGTTGCGCGGTGCCAAACACGGCGGGCATCACCGTTGAAAAACTCAGCGTTGCCAGCAGCGCGTACTGGGTGTTGGTGAAGAACTCCCGCCCCACATAGTGCCAGTTTTGCGTGCGCAGGTTGAGGGCCTCGAACAGCCACCATGCCGGGGCGGAGATGATGAACAGCAACACATAGCGCCGCGGCGAGCGACTGAACAGCGATTCCCCCCGGCGGCAGAAGGTCAGTGCGTCCACCGTGAGCGCATAGCCCAGCCACAGCGGGAAAAAGGCCAGATGGGTACGCAGGCCGGGCCAGAACCAGTTGACCGGCCAGAACACGGCGACCAACGCCAGCCCAATCCATCCACGGCG includes:
- a CDS encoding 50S ribosomal protein L25 produces the protein MVAKALTKRQPTAKMGALIRPSGRFLLPRPNPARGAKVAPPGVRGAPRKDIMEQVVLKAERRQVIGKKVKQLRREGKLPAVLYGKHIDPIPLVLDYREAAKALRGLSTSTLVILEVEGKRHTAVVRERQKNYIKGTLLHVDFQALSLTEKMRAEVPVELEGEAPAVKTYGGVLVQTLESVEIESLPGDMPERLVVDLGALAEIGDSITVADLVLPPNVKVLEEPDETIVVVTAPRSEEDVEAASGITEAEAEPEVIAKGKEEEEEEEE
- a CDS encoding mechanosensitive ion channel, which gives rise to MGVTWDELVLTTLKFLPNLIAAMVILAAGVWAAAWLGKLLRRWLERRGTEKSLVALFSQTTHWGVIGLAASMALQQVGFNITAFLTGVGILGFTVGFALQDVSKNLMAGILLLLQQPFDLGDAIQVNDFAGTVEEISLRATVIRTFDGRVVYLPNADVYTSAIVNFSRAEKRRIEVQVGVAYGTDLAHAKTVAETALQKSVPGLKDDPAPLAVFHTFNDASVDMTLYFWVDPAAVSLWEAKDAAVQAIHTAFAQEGIEIPYPIHTVLLENTTPQA
- a CDS encoding glycosyltransferase, with protein sequence MASPLVSVLVPVYNAAATLEEALGSLAAQTFPDYEIVAVDDGSDDGSLALLEAWARREPRLRVLRQPHQGVTAALSRGLEACRAPLVARMDADDTAHPERLARQVAFLEAHPEVAVLGTRVRLHADGLHGGGMQAYLDWQNRLLTDAAIRREIFIESPFVHPSVMFRRSAVLAVGGYQETPWLEDYDLWLRLYLAGARFAKLPAVLLDWRDHPQRVTRSDRRASLENLLRLKAHYLALGPLRGRDAVIVWGAGMAGRRLSKHLLREGVPLTAFVDIDPRKIGRTRRDRPIYAADALPDLWARYRYPAVVVAVGARHAKELIRPRLTAWGLMEGRDWWFAA
- a CDS encoding pyridoxal-phosphate dependent enzyme gives rise to the protein MNQLSRFPLAALPTPVMPLPRLSEALGFRLLVKRDDLTGLAFGGNKTRKLELLLADALAQGADMVLTTGAAQSNHCRQTAAAAARAGLACRLVLMKPPKPSGNLLLDGLLGAEVRWTTRERRDADLAHAAEEAAAEGRKPYLIPYGGSNALGAAAYAYALEELLAQDVLPDTIVFATSSGGTQAGLVAGARLLGFRGRILGISVDEPAGVLKPRVAALASQTTALLGEPADFRPADILVEDAYAAPGYGVLTGAEEAAILRFARAEGLLVDPVYTGRAAAGLLDLASQGAFRKGETVLFWHTGGTPGLFAGDYAERLAKAAGLI
- a CDS encoding acetyl ornithine aminotransferase family protein: MELRNVPGPKAKAILARDREVIPPAVARVADFVMSHGKGAEVWDVDGYRYVDLIAGIAVNSTGHSHPKVVKAIQEQAEKFLHISADYYHELWVRLAERLNDIAPFGEPGMVFLANSGAESVEAALKVAKNYTKRKFFIAFLSAFHGRTMGALAFTASKARYRANYYPWMPGVIHVPYPDAYRPVLVSKPGEDYGETVVRYIEEQVLDKLVPADEVAGIIVEPIQGEGGYVVPPDGFFPALRKLCDKYGILLIDDEVQAGMGRTGKWWAIQHWNVEPDIVCTAKGIASGVPLGAIIGRKHIMETWPPGAHGNTYGGNPLASAAALATIDLIEQEYMQNAAELGAYALERLQEMAERHPHIGQVRGKGLMIGVDFVRDRESREYYPEFRDKVVDYTFRLGALMMGCGKSTARMAPPLAITKALLDEGLEIFEEAIRLTEKDLG
- a CDS encoding PAS domain-containing protein — its product is MLPDFRIYQRDSLLEITRALTQELDLDKLLAQILRFAVEMLAGQAGLIALRQEHRGWEVAAAHGIPSGFLKHVESLLEDVPLHEDAARHELPEVYRRLEALTRAASLGLLSGVGLPLIFHQQVIGVIFIFRSYAGVFSADDRVLLQSFADQAAIAVRNAQLYQQVRHEKHRLDALLDAVADGMFILAPDHTIERCNPAFARLYGAPREAIRGYKHEEIIRWQHVEHGLPLEVAEAGGWPLTPRATLYVQGDLLRPNDLPPLPVGITYAPVLDTEGRLVNIIATARDITHFREAEELKSTFISIVSHELKTPIALIKGYVSTLRREDVRWDDQIVQESLQVIEEEADRLAQLVESLLEASRLQAGAVELHKGEVSLYHLAARLTQRMAVSDPHHTYANQVPEDFPIVEADEQRLEQVLSNLLSNAAKYSPEGTTIWVEGLTRPDQVVVCVQDEGPGIAVEDAPHIFDRFYRAHDAVKHTKGAGLGLYLARAIVEAHGGRIWVDPSERGARVCFSLPR